In Eupeodes corollae chromosome 3, idEupCoro1.1, whole genome shotgun sequence, a single genomic region encodes these proteins:
- the LOC129949956 gene encoding translocation protein SEC62, translating into MSEKKKSRRRKDEYIGPGEQETDQPTKQEYKIAKWMRSNVKTKKTKFLSHNVEYFTANKAVDALMKSKFALGDDSLFPTREHAIALLDNMLEHKFFHRAKKVPVCIEELRSGKSSKPKDTSNKDVKESKEDEKTKNKKSDEGSTVEKVTDTENGTVEGGTQSDDNQGKEKRKRKIRLDMHPEQVFVDGSEAYVWIYDPIPIHYWIYGLILLLGAIVICLFPLWPLVLRKGVYYLSVAAAGFLVFILALTVIRLVIFTLVWVVTASKWHFWIFPNLTEDVGFFASFWPLYESKYVSEETKAKNDKKAKKKKKERDSDDGEDAAGDVPPLEPKIIEQIKENDAEMLIRQRKNNGSSGAENSGGESSDCQQEVSNSKGTRTSSEESDGSEVSGKDYEIIYPGDVPSVN; encoded by the exons ATGTCCGAGAAAAAGAAATCAAGACGTCGCAAGGAT GAATATATAGGACCTGGTGAACAAGAAACTGATCAACCAACTAAGCAAGAATATAAAATTGCTAAATGGATGCGCAGCAATGTAAAgactaaaaaaactaaatttcttaGTCACAATGTTGAGTATTTTACAGCAAATAAAGCTGTTGACGCGTTGATGAAATCAAAATTCGCGCTCGGCGATGACTCACTTTTTCCAACACGAGAACATGCAATTGCATTGCTCGATAATATGTTAGAGCACAAATTTTTCCACCGTGCAAAAAAAGTTCCAGTTTGCATTGAAGAGCTTCGATCGGGTAAAAGTTCAAAACCAAAGGATACGTCAAACAAAGACGTTAAGGAATCAAAGGAAGAtgaaaaaaccaagaacaagAAGTCAGATGAGGGCTCTACCGTAGAAAAAGTAACTGACACTGAAAATGGAACCGTCGAAGGTGGAACACAATCTGACGATAATCAAGGAAAGGAAAAACGTAAGAGAAAAATTCGCCTCGATATGCATCCAGAACAGGTATTTGTGGATGGATCTGAAGCATATGTTTGGATATATGATCCAATTCCAATTCATTATTGGATATATGGCTTGATATTGTTGCTTGGAGCTATCGTGATATGCCTGTTTCCATTGTGGCCGCTTGTTTTGCGCAAAGGTGTTTATTATTTGAGTGTAGCCGCAGCAGGATTCCTCGTCTTCATTTTGGCATTAACAGTAATAAGGCTTGTCATATTTACCTTGGTGTGGGTAGTAACAGCTTCGAAATGGCATTTCTGGATTTTCCCTAATTTAACAGAAGATGTTGGCTTCTTTGCATCTTTCTGGCCACTTTatgaa agCAAATATGTTTCGGAGGAAACAAAGgccaaaaatgataaaaaagcaaagaagaagaaaaaggaacGAGATAGCGACGATGGCGAGGACGCTGCTGGAGATGTTCCTCCACTGGAGCCTAAGATAattgaacaaattaaagaaaacgaTGCCGAAATGTTAATTAGACAAAGGAAAAACAACGGCAGTAGTGGTGCTGAAAACAGTGGAGGAGAAAGTAGTGATTGTCAACAAGAAGTTTCCAATTCCAAGGG cacACGAACATCATCCGAAGAAAGTGATGGCTCAGAAGTATCCGGAAAGGACTACGAAATCATTTATCCCGGAGACGTTCCGAGTGTCAACTAG